Proteins encoded together in one Bacteroides ovatus window:
- the tnpC gene encoding IS66 family transposase, whose translation MIDERAYELLCCQLGLANEEKAGLRKQNKELIARLESIEESNRENSKNLIDTINDLKDTIEKQSTTVEHYRKEMELMRKQLEAKDEVNRMLANEISNLRLQLEDSRKHRFGRTSEQRRLLNNRNLDKSALEQSEYDGSDRKDDNNKTDDNETGSNTSSGNIPAQNSKPSRRKETAPRAGKTKLKVDKVVVHEVDEYYTLPEGGRFMNRNGMPDVWEYRVIEHVRAYNVEHVYKVARVKLADGTFTSTMEHPLKNLGGIFSPELLARLLCLKYDFSMPENRQIRLLAREGIHISNTTLNSYIHNGIAKLREFMEDVFKEFVQRANYLMVDETTELVGVETKEGKAYRRKYLWAFFAKHIKMVYYHYNNGSRSSDAAKSFLEYFMGTISTDGYTVYRMFDGDDSKVLHIGCWTHCRRLWVDALPSDRTAMDIIDPIGEMFRNEDLFRMMKLSGEQIKERRLKLTGPILERIHHKVVIMMQDAKIMANELMRKAVNYTINQWKSLRNILKDGSAEISNNLCEQRMKPVKLLLKNCMNVGSEDAAENSAFTFSLIESCKLNGIDPQNYLKHLFECILHGKDCDKKALLPCFYKPEC comes from the coding sequence ATGATTGATGAAAGAGCATACGAGTTACTTTGCTGCCAGCTGGGTCTGGCGAATGAGGAAAAGGCAGGTCTTCGCAAACAGAATAAAGAATTGATTGCGAGGCTTGAGTCTATTGAAGAATCCAACAGGGAGAACTCTAAAAATCTGATAGATACCATCAATGATCTCAAAGATACCATCGAAAAGCAGTCAACCACGGTTGAACATTACAGGAAAGAAATGGAACTTATGAGAAAGCAGCTTGAAGCAAAGGATGAGGTGAACAGGATGCTGGCAAACGAGATCTCCAATCTCAGACTTCAGCTTGAGGACAGCAGGAAACACCGTTTCGGCCGTACTTCCGAGCAAAGAAGGCTGTTGAACAACCGTAATCTCGACAAGTCCGCTCTGGAACAATCCGAGTATGACGGTTCTGACAGGAAGGATGATAATAATAAGACCGATGATAACGAAACCGGCAGCAATACCTCTTCCGGCAACATACCTGCCCAGAACAGCAAACCTTCAAGGAGAAAGGAAACCGCACCACGTGCCGGGAAAACAAAATTGAAAGTTGACAAGGTGGTAGTACATGAAGTGGACGAGTATTACACGCTTCCAGAAGGGGGACGGTTTATGAACCGCAACGGTATGCCTGATGTGTGGGAATACAGGGTCATAGAACATGTAAGGGCTTATAACGTGGAGCATGTTTACAAGGTGGCAAGGGTAAAGCTTGCGGACGGCACTTTCACAAGCACCATGGAACATCCGCTGAAAAACCTTGGAGGTATCTTCTCTCCTGAACTGCTTGCCCGTCTGCTTTGTCTGAAATATGACTTCAGCATGCCTGAGAACAGACAGATAAGACTGCTTGCAAGAGAGGGTATCCACATAAGCAATACCACGCTGAACAGCTATATCCATAACGGAATCGCCAAACTAAGGGAGTTCATGGAAGATGTCTTCAAGGAGTTTGTACAGAGAGCTAATTACCTTATGGTTGATGAGACTACTGAGCTTGTTGGAGTGGAAACAAAGGAAGGTAAGGCTTACAGGAGAAAGTACTTATGGGCTTTCTTTGCCAAGCATATTAAGATGGTCTATTATCACTATAATAACGGCAGCAGGTCGTCCGATGCGGCAAAATCATTCCTGGAATATTTTATGGGAACCATATCCACTGACGGATATACGGTTTACAGGATGTTTGACGGAGACGACTCAAAGGTGCTTCATATAGGATGCTGGACGCATTGTAGAAGGTTGTGGGTTGATGCCCTGCCTTCAGACAGAACAGCGATGGACATAATAGATCCTATCGGTGAGATGTTCAGAAATGAAGACCTGTTCCGTATGATGAAACTCAGCGGTGAGCAGATTAAGGAAAGAAGGCTTAAGCTAACAGGACCGATTCTTGAACGTATCCATCATAAGGTGGTCATTATGATGCAGGATGCGAAGATTATGGCTAACGAACTGATGAGAAAGGCCGTGAACTATACGATAAACCAGTGGAAATCCTTGAGAAATATCCTCAAGGACGGTTCAGCAGAAATCTCGAACAACCTCTGTGAGCAAAGGATGAAACCTGTAAAGCTGCTGCTCAAGAACTGTATGAACGTTGGCAGTGAGGATGCGGCAGAAAACTCTGCATTCACCTTCTCTCTGATAGAAAGCTGTAAGTTGAACGGCATAGACCCTCAGAATTACCTGAAACACTTGTTTGAATGTATTCTTCATGGTAAGGACTGCGACAAGAAGGCTCTTCTGCCATGTTTCTATAAACCGGAATGTTAA
- a CDS encoding SusC/RagA family TonB-linked outer membrane protein, protein MRIKEFITICLLLVSVSLFAQEKTIEVTGVVTDMNKEPLVGVNVTVKDKPGLGAITDINGRYKINIEEFSRLVFSYIGFDTQEILVKHQNLVNVSMKESEAREIDEVVITGTGAQKKLTVTGAVTNVDVEVLKSNPTANLSNALAGNVSGVLAMQTSGQPGVNTSEFWIRGISTFGANSSALVLVDGFERDLDEINIESFTVLKDASTTAIYGSRGANGVVLITTKHGKEGKIKINAKVETSYNARTITPEFADGYSYAMLMNEACITRNQERIYQNDEMEILRLGLDPDLYPNVDWMDVLLKDGAMTYRANLNMSGGGSTARYFVSLSYVNEEGMYKTDDAMRKDYNTNPSSQRWNYRLNTDIDVTKTTLVKVGVSGSLKKRNAPGQGSNVWTSLMGQSPISIPVMYSNGYIPAHGKEDNRNNPWVLATQSGYKEIWNNKIQTNISLEQKLDFITKGLRFEGRFGFDTNNQSEINRIRMPETWRAQRDRNDEGKVIFNQQSAEKPMEQTSASTGERREFLEAFLQYNRAFHAHHLSGTLKYSQDAYRTTVDIGTDVKNGIAKRHMGLAGRVSYNWNYRYFADFNFGYNGSENFADGHRFGFFPAFSLAWNIAEETFIKKHLKWMNMFKLRYSYGKVGSDKLKIGDTTYRFPYLYTIKDDGNGWTWSDYGSPDNVYTGMQYTQLASNNVTWEIATKHDAGVDLSLFNDKFTATVDYFHEQRDGIYMERNYLPGIVGVNTYPKANVGSVRSKGFDGNFAYKQKIGKVNLTVRGNFTYSKNEILEKDEENAVYPYQKEAGYRVNQAKGLIALGLFKDYDDIRNSPQQTNWGKVQPGDIKYKDVNGDGIINGSDEVAIGATTKPNLIYGFGISAQWKGFDFNAHFQGAGKSSFFINGPTVYAFNGSQWGNVLTNLVKDRYVDAETAATLGIPANENPNASYPRLSYGGNDNNYRASTYWLRDGSYLRLKTLEVGYTLPKSIVNKIRFNKIRVFFIGTNILTFAKFKEWDPEMGSSNGEKYPLAKTFTLGLTVNI, encoded by the coding sequence ATGAGAATAAAAGAATTTATTACGATTTGTCTGTTATTAGTCTCTGTTTCCCTTTTTGCTCAAGAGAAGACTATTGAGGTAACGGGAGTTGTGACAGATATGAATAAAGAACCATTGGTTGGTGTCAATGTAACAGTGAAAGACAAACCTGGTTTAGGAGCGATAACAGATATCAACGGACGTTACAAGATAAACATAGAGGAATTTTCTCGTTTGGTATTTTCGTATATTGGTTTTGATACACAAGAAATATTGGTGAAGCACCAAAATCTGGTCAATGTGTCAATGAAAGAATCGGAGGCTAGAGAAATTGATGAAGTAGTAATTACGGGAACGGGTGCGCAGAAGAAATTGACTGTGACTGGTGCAGTGACGAATGTAGATGTAGAGGTGCTGAAATCAAATCCTACGGCGAATCTTTCTAATGCATTGGCCGGAAATGTATCAGGTGTCCTTGCCATGCAAACTTCCGGACAACCGGGTGTGAATACTTCTGAATTCTGGATTCGAGGTATATCCACTTTTGGTGCTAATAGCTCCGCATTAGTATTAGTTGATGGTTTTGAACGCGATTTAGATGAAATCAATATTGAGTCTTTTACTGTATTGAAGGATGCTTCTACAACCGCGATTTATGGTTCTCGTGGCGCAAATGGTGTAGTGTTGATTACTACCAAGCATGGTAAAGAAGGTAAGATTAAGATTAATGCTAAAGTGGAGACTTCTTATAATGCGCGTACCATCACACCGGAATTTGCAGATGGTTACAGTTATGCCATGCTGATGAATGAAGCATGTATAACTCGTAATCAAGAGAGAATTTATCAGAATGACGAAATGGAAATTCTGCGATTGGGACTTGACCCGGATTTATATCCGAATGTAGACTGGATGGATGTCCTGTTGAAAGATGGAGCTATGACTTATCGTGCTAATCTGAATATGAGTGGCGGAGGTAGCACGGCGCGTTATTTTGTATCGCTTAGTTATGTGAATGAAGAAGGTATGTACAAAACGGATGATGCCATGCGTAAGGATTATAATACTAATCCTAGTAGTCAACGTTGGAATTACCGTTTGAATACGGATATTGATGTAACGAAGACTACTCTTGTAAAAGTAGGCGTATCCGGTTCATTAAAGAAGCGTAATGCACCGGGGCAGGGCTCTAACGTATGGACTTCATTGATGGGGCAGAGTCCAATCAGTATTCCTGTGATGTATTCTAATGGTTACATTCCTGCACACGGGAAAGAAGATAATCGCAATAATCCTTGGGTACTTGCTACACAGAGTGGTTATAAAGAAATCTGGAATAATAAAATTCAGACCAATATTTCTTTGGAACAAAAGTTGGATTTTATCACTAAAGGCCTGCGTTTTGAAGGACGTTTCGGGTTCGACACGAATAATCAGAGTGAAATAAACCGGATAAGAATGCCGGAAACATGGCGTGCCCAAAGAGATCGCAATGATGAGGGAAAGGTGATCTTCAACCAACAAAGTGCCGAAAAACCGATGGAGCAAACCAGTGCCTCTACTGGTGAACGCCGTGAATTCCTGGAAGCATTTTTACAATATAACCGTGCATTTCACGCGCATCATTTGAGTGGAACATTGAAATATAGTCAGGATGCTTATCGGACAACAGTTGATATTGGAACGGATGTAAAGAATGGGATTGCCAAACGTCACATGGGATTGGCCGGTCGGGTAAGTTACAACTGGAACTATCGCTATTTTGCTGACTTTAACTTTGGCTATAATGGTTCGGAAAATTTTGCTGATGGACATCGTTTCGGCTTTTTCCCTGCGTTTTCTCTCGCTTGGAATATAGCAGAAGAAACGTTTATAAAGAAACATCTGAAATGGATGAATATGTTCAAGTTACGTTATTCCTATGGCAAAGTGGGTAGCGATAAGCTTAAAATAGGTGATACAACATATCGTTTTCCCTATTTGTACACAATCAAGGATGATGGAAATGGCTGGACTTGGAGTGATTACGGTTCTCCGGACAATGTGTATACAGGAATGCAGTATACGCAGCTGGCCTCCAACAATGTCACTTGGGAAATTGCGACCAAGCACGATGCAGGTGTGGATTTATCCTTATTCAATGACAAGTTTACGGCTACTGTAGATTATTTCCATGAACAGCGTGATGGTATCTATATGGAACGTAATTATCTACCTGGCATTGTGGGTGTAAATACTTATCCAAAAGCGAATGTGGGAAGTGTGCGGTCGAAAGGTTTTGACGGTAATTTTGCTTACAAGCAGAAAATAGGTAAAGTCAATCTGACTGTACGTGGTAACTTTACTTACAGTAAGAATGAGATTCTGGAGAAAGACGAAGAAAATGCAGTTTATCCCTATCAAAAGGAGGCTGGTTACAGGGTTAATCAGGCGAAGGGATTAATTGCTTTGGGATTGTTTAAAGATTATGATGATATACGCAATAGCCCGCAGCAAACTAACTGGGGGAAGGTGCAACCGGGTGACATTAAATATAAAGATGTCAATGGAGACGGAATTATTAATGGCAGTGATGAGGTAGCTATTGGTGCAACAACGAAGCCTAACTTGATTTATGGTTTTGGTATTTCTGCACAGTGGAAAGGCTTCGACTTCAATGCACACTTCCAAGGAGCAGGCAAGTCTTCGTTCTTCATTAATGGCCCTACCGTATATGCCTTTAATGGTAGTCAGTGGGGAAATGTCCTGACGAATTTGGTGAAAGACCGCTATGTCGATGCGGAGACAGCTGCCACATTGGGTATTCCGGCTAATGAAAATCCTAATGCTTCGTATCCCCGGCTTAGTTATGGAGGGAACGATAATAACTATAGAGCTTCTACTTACTGGCTCAGGGATGGTTCTTATTTACGCTTGAAAACATTGGAAGTGGGTTATACATTACCGAAATCGATTGTGAACAAGATACGGTTTAACAAGATACGTGTCTTTTTCATTGGTACCAACATCTTGACGTTTGCTAAATTTAAAGAATGGGACCCGGAAATGGGAAGTTCTAACGGAGAAAAATATCCGCTTGCTAAGACATTTACTTTGGGATTAACTGTGAATATCTAA